Sequence from the Fragaria vesca subsp. vesca linkage group LG4, FraVesHawaii_1.0, whole genome shotgun sequence genome:
GGATGACTGTGAAGCAAGTGAGGTTGAATTAGCGTTGAAGAGGTTCCGCCTAAAGTATCCGGATGCTATCAGGGAGAGTTCAGTAAAGGGGTTACTGCGAGGGGTTGCTGCCCATCATGCGGGCTGTCTACCTTTATGGAAATCATTCATAGAAGAGCTGTTTCAGCGTGGTCTTGTTAAGGTTGTATTTGCTACAGAAACACTTGCTGCGGGAATCAATATGCCTGCTAGAACAGCCATTATTGCATCCCTCAGCAAAAGGAGTGACAGTGGACGTACCCTATTGAGCTCAAATGAACTACTTCAAATGGCTGGGCGTGCTGGACGTAGAGGCACGGATGACAGGGGTCATGTAGTGCTTATTCAAAATCCTTACGAGGGTGCTGAAGCTGGTTGCAAGATTCTTTTTGCCGGACTTGAACCTTTGGTATCACAGTTTACTGCTTCATATGGAATGGTGCTAAATCTTCTTGCCGGTTCAAAAGTTACTCGTAGGTCAAATGAATCAGATGAAACAAAAGCCTCCCAATCTGGGCGAACTTTGGACGAAGCTAGAAAGCTAGTTGAACAAAGTTTTGGAAACTATGTTGGGAGCAATGTTATGCTTGCTGCAAAAGAGGAGATTGCTAGAATCGAGAAAGAAATAGAGATGCTGACTTTGGAAATTAGTGATGATGCCATTGACAGAAAAAGCAGGAAGCTCTTGTCTGGACCAGCATACAAGGAGATTGCGAATCTACAGGAAGAATTAAGGGCAGAGAAACGCCTAAGGACTGAACTTCGAAAAAGAATGGAATCTCAGAAGCTTTCTTCACTACGGCCCTTATTAGAGGAATGCGAAAATGGGCAGTTACCCTTTTTGTGCTTGCAGTATAAAGATTCAGAAGGAGTTCAACACTCTATCCCAGCTGTTTATTTGGGGAAGGTTGAGTCACTAAGTGGCTCAAAACTTAAGAACATGGTTTCTGTGGATGACTCTTTTGCACTAACCCCAGTAGCAGTAGAGTCTGAACCAACTTCAGTTTTTGAACCATCGTATTATGCCGCTCTTGGCTCAGATAACTCTTGGTACCTATTTACAGAAAAGTGGATCAAAACAATTTATAAGACAGGCTTTCCAAATGTTGCCTTAGCTCTAGGAGATGCTTTGCCTCGGGAAATAATGAGCATGCTTCTTGATAGAACCGAAATGAAGTGGGAGAAGCTTGCCGAGTCTGATCTTGGTGGTTTTTGGGGCATGGAAGGATCTCTTGAGACGTGGTCTTGGAGTTTGAATGTACCTGTCTTGAATAGTCTTTCTGAACATGATGAGCTTTTACACAAGTCACAAGCATATAATCATGCTGTAGAGCGTTACAAAGAACAAAGAAGTAAAGTTTCACGTCTGAAGAAAAAGATATCACGCACACAAGGCTTCAGAGAATACAAGAAGATCGTAGACATGGCCAGCTTTACTGAGGAGAAGATTAAGCGCTTGAAGGGTAGAGCAAGACGTCTGACTAATCGAATAGAGCAGATTGAACCATCTGGCTGGAAAGAGTTCTTGCAGATCAGCAATGTCATACACGAAACTCGGGCATTAGATATTAACACTCATACCATATTTCCACTTGGTGAAACTGCAGCTGCCATCCGAGGAGAGAATGAACTGTGGCTTGCCATGGTTCTTCGAAATAAGATCTTATTAAGTTTAAAGCCTACAGAACTTGCTGCCGTGTGCGCAAGTTTAGTATCTGAAGGGATCAAAATTCGACCTTGGAAAAATAACAGCTACATATATGAACCTTCAAGCACAGTAGTCGACGTGGTGAGCTTCTTGGACGAGCAAAGAAGCAGTTTCTTACAGCTCCAAGAAAAGCATGGGGTAAATATACCATGCTATTTGGATACCCAGTTTGCAGGCATGGTTGAAGCCTGGGTTTCTGGGTTGACATGGAGGGAGATCATGATGGATTGTGCAATGGACGAGGGCGATTTAGCCCGCCTTCTGCGGCGAACTATTGATCTGCTTGTGCAAATTCCCAAGTTGCCTGATATAGACCCCGTCTTGCAGAGCAATGCAAAGACGGCGTCGAATATCATGGACCGCCCTCCGATTAGTGAGTTGGCTGGTTGATCACATTATATTTAACAAAAGGATATCAATTTGCAAACGGTATGCACTGCAATACCATATCTACAAGAGCAAAAAAACAATGAATAATTGGATTTTTTTTCAAAAAAAAGAAAATAAGTTTTAACAAATGAGGTCCATAATAGGGGATGAACGATCTTTTCAAGGCAGGCCATTTTGATGAGCGATACATACAAGAAATGTAAAATGCATAAGAACTATATAAATAAGATTAATTAACCCAAAAAATTGATGAATTAAATGAGCATCTGAAGTGTACAACACAAATTACCTCTATTTACAAGAAAGCGGCTCAAAGTGCCAACTCAAAGTATATACTACTTTCGAGCCATATCTCCCTCTCTCCTCATTTCTTTATTTGGTTGGAGAGGCGGAAAATATGAGAATACAAAGTAATTCCACAAGAGCTATTTCGCTCAGCGCCTCAATTTTTTCCAAATCTCCGGCACTGGTGCGCATACAATGCGTTCAAATTGCTACTGGAGAACCAAAACAACATGTTGCACATAGTTAGAGCTTAACACTAAAGGAATATCAGCATTTTATACACATGTTGACGTGTCAAAATACAATTATAATGTTTCTACTAGTAATTAGCAAATAATAACACAAATAGAAACCAGATAAGGCATACCATATATACTTGATGGTCAAAAGAAGGCATATCATGAGCCAGAGAGCAAACGGTGAAACCGCTCAACTCTACTTGAACCACTAGAAGACCTAGCCTGGTTATGGCAGGAAGTGTTCGAAGTTTTTCTTCTCCTTTTTGTTCGAAACAAAAAGTCTTCTGTATCCAAAACATATGATACCTACAGCATATAAAACTCAAATGGATCAAGGGAAGCAGAAAATCAGATATTGGAAAAGTTAATCCGAACAACACCAACACACCACTGGTCACAAAGACAGTAGTTAATGAAGTACCTTGGATGAATGACAAGCTATTTTACACTCCAGACCATTGGCGACTTTAAGTCCTTCCATGGCCTGACAAATAGCAGACAAATCATCACTACTCGCATATTTGCGTTTGTTCCTGTAAACATGAGCTAGCATTAATAATCATGACCAATTGACTTCCAAAACTTGGTACGCTTAAAAAAACAGACAAAATACCTCTTCAAAAAGATGCCAGACTTCTCTCTTTTGTCAGGAAGAACGGTGAGAAAATCATTGTGCAAATAAGCAGAAAAATTAGGGTCCATGGAAACAGCAGTCATTTCAGGCTTATCATTCCCATAATCCATAAGCTGAATAGACACCCGGGTTGGTGAAGAGAACTGCAAAGGAACGAACCATGACAACGTATTCAGGACACAGTTGGAGTTCTATAAACCTACACATTCTATATATAAATATCAAAGTGACAATGTATTGAAGACATACACATTCTATGCGATAAATGTTCTCATCGTGAAGAAGAACACGAGCATTTTCGTGATAAACTACATCCACGAATCTTCCTGGTTTTCTCGAATTCTCAAACGCATATAGTTGGACAAGTTTATTATCCATCTCATCCCCAGCGACTGTTTGGAGCTGAAAACAAGTACATGAAGCATAAGATTTAGGGTCAAAAAGAAGGAAAAATGGAAAGCTGCTTGAAGAACTAGAAGGTTAAGAAAACACACTCACCTGTTTAACAAGCTTGTAGATCAGCTTGTCTAATGTGAAAAGAAGATACGACTGAGTCCCAATGATAGCTCGACAATCATCCTCAAATTTTGTATTATCAGAAGAACCGTCGAGTAAATTGTAAAGTGCATTCATGAAACTGTACCACATGAAATAGATTCAGAAAATATATACTAATGACTTCACAGTTACTGAAAACTAGGTAAAGAAGACCAAAGCCCTACCTAGCATACGAATCAGTTGTGCTTGTTTCATTTGATGCCCGCCACTTTTTCTCCGCTGATGACGAGTTAATCTTTGCTGATTGTATTCTCTCATATAGTGTCTGTCAAATTAGTGAAAAATCAGATACTAAGATCCCCAATTAAGTATTTGTAAGCAAAATACATGCTGCGTGTGTTAAATGACCCTTACTTGGTGAAGCCTAAAAAGTACATAGAAAGAATCATTTCCATAGAAAATCCTAGAGTCCTTGTCCTTGTCAAGTAAAGCTGGAGGAACATGTTTTGCAAGAGGCTTCACAGAAAGTAGAAAACGTTCTGAGTGCGGTAAAGATGTTCCATCTCCTTCAACATCATGGGCATCCGCTGTCCCTTCAGCTTCACCTTCACTCTCGGCCTTGGTATCATGCTCATCATTGTCCCCCTCTTCCTCACGCTCTTCTCGAGAACATTCCTCTCCCTCACCAGATTCACTTCCAGAGACATCACCATTCTCAGATGCATTCTCACTATCCTCTGATGATCTATGAGCACTTTCCTCACCTTCATCATCAGCGTCAGCCTCATTTTCACCACCTGCATCTCCACCACATACTTCTTCTTCCCCATGTCTGCCTTTAAGTTGCCTGCTGGAAACACAATCCTTTGGTTTTTGAACAGCCTCTGAACCGGCTTCTCTATAATTTGCAAAATTATCCTCCTCAAAATCTCCATTTGGAGATATTTCACCTTCTTCTCTTTCAATCTTAAAGTTTCTTACAGACTCTTCCACATATCTGTGACCTTTGGTGCCTTCTGTGATTGCTCCATTTGAGGATATAACGGGTCTAGTAGAATCACCAGCCTGTGAGATCAGTAAGAACATAAATATTAAGCATGTAGTTATCAAAATTCAAGGCAAGAAAACAACTGACAAATAGTTCATGTTCGCCCCCCCCCCCCCCCCCCCAAACCGCAGGACTGATGAATGGAAGTAGAGAATCAGTAAGATAAGTAGACTTCAAAAAGGTTGACATTAGACACTGACATGCAGTGCATATGAATATGTAACATACACTTCAAATGTTCATAACTTCATATATCTCTCTACCAAAATCAAAGACACCCTCCACAGTTAAATATGTTTTATAAGACCTTTTAACATCACATATTAAACTATTGATTGGTCTTCTAAATAGTTTCACCATCCGTACCAGCGGCAACAGTCCATAAACTAATATCAACCAGGCCTATCCAAACATGAGGAGTATTACACTATTACCACACTGTTAATCATATACCTCTGGTGAAGGTAACTCAACCGCGCCCTCAAGAGTGCCGTTTCCAGGTCTTGAAGGAGTAGGGCTAAGGCCTAGCCAAAAAAAAAAAAGGGAAAGCATATCAGAAATCAATTCAGAAATAAAAGGGTAATAATAAGATACAAAACGAAAACAGTTAGCATGGCAAGAGGGTAAAATATATTTAAACATTCTGCAAACCTGATAATTTGTCCACATTAGTCCGTCCATTACTTTGCTCCAAGCCAGTAGCAAGTGATACATTAGACATGACTAATCTTTCATTAAAATTGTCCTGTTTGCTAACTCTGGACACTTCATCGGCTGTAGATGCATTACTTTGCACTTTACCTTGTTGAGAGGTATTGCAGAAAGCATCACCCTTACATGTAGCATGATCAATGTCATGAGAACTTTCTTCTTTGAGCCCATTAGCTCCATTTACTGTCCAAGCTCTTGCAGAGCTTGATTGTTCAGGTTGAATACTTTCATCTCCGTTTCTTGATGTATTTACCTGCTTAGAAGTTGTCGTAATAGCACCCCCATCAGGACTATCATCACTCTCTCCCCCACTCACAGCCCCATCTTTTACAGCATGAGATTTTGGCTTCACAACATCTTCAGTATCCTCTGCAACCTGAGGTCGAGGAGGAACACCAAGCACTGGCTCAAGGAAGGTTGTCCATATCTTCATAACTTTGTCCAATTGTTCGGTTGTGCAAACTTCTCCACAAGAGTATTTGATGAGTTGATAAAGATCTTCATGGATGTCCAGATCAGGGTACTCAAATTCCAAATTTGGAATAAGAGGTCGTCTATTTCCAGCAGCAATAGCAAGAAGAACATCATCTTCCTTCCGCTTCTTCTCACTCATCTCTTTAATCTCCGCCAATAAGGCTGCAAATATTTGTCCCCGTCCAGGGAGGAAGAGGAGCAAGAATTAATTTTTCAAAGTGAAAAGGGCATTTGCAAACCAATGGAAGACAGTAGCTTTTATAATATTCCAAAGAGAAATGGAAGACCAGGCCCTGCTTAACTAATACAGAATCACAATCTGTATACATGACAGAGTATCACATTTGCAGTAGTTACCTTTGGTGCTTAAGCTCTTTGAGTCCTGTTGCTTGAAGTAAAAGCTACGATGATCAAGTGACTTGTGATAGTTCTTGGCATATATATCAGCCCAGACTTTGTTAAAATCAGAGCGACACCTTGCCCACTCTTCTTGCTTTTGCTTCAAGCGCGTTAATATAACAGGCAAAGCTAGTGAAGCATTTTTCATCAACACGTCCATCACATCAAGCCCGTGGTCACCATATAATCGCTCAACGCATCTTAGATTCAGAGCTAGATGAACAAAGAAGAACAAGAAAAATCAGCAATCAAACCCAGACCATGGATGAAAATAGGTATTCCTCAAACAAGTAAATCAAAGAAACCTGTGAAGTATTCTTTAATTTGGATTGGACTCTCAGTCTTAATGGTGTTGTTGTTGATCTTTTCTAATAGTTCTTCCACACGCTTGGTCGTTACATTCACAGACTCTAACAGCATATCTAATTCAAACCTGAAAAACAAAAATCATAGATAGATTAGTTTATAACCAAAAATTGGGAATCCTTTCAATGCAATTGGTACCGCAACCGATAGAAGGAAAAAAAATATGTGGAACTAAACCACAAGCACAAACTTATGACATCTCAATTATAATTCTCAGAAAGAAATAGCTTTCAGCATTTAAGACAAAAATGGAAACAGAAAAACGGGAATGACAACAAAACAAATAAAGATACAAGTTATAACGAACGTAAATAATGAAATTTAAGACAGACCTATCATCTTCACACCGAAACAGGCTCTCTTCATACTGGTTTTTGCGCATGTGTTTAAAAGAATAATCCTCGCTTCCAGAAGTAACAGACACCCAATGATCATTTAGTACTTCACAACCAAGCTCTGTTCTTTGGCTAGCAGAAGGTATTGGATACTGCAAGAAAGTTACAGATATCAGTAAAACATCAAATAGTCTTTAATGTAAAGATAAGTGTACATTTAAGGAGGACAGAAAAAGAAACACGTACATTCTTTGGCAGAAGACGATAGCTTGGAGTGCAGCGCTCGCAATTAGAGAGGTCAAGCTCATTAATAGGTTTTGCCAAATATTTGTCCTTGCTCGAAAATATAGACATCTTCTGGCCTCCAATTTCTTTATTTCCAAAGGCACCATTTCTATCAGGTCTATCCCTTTCTCGGTTTTCACGCTCTCTATCTTTAATCATGTCATCCCTTTCACGATCTCGATCTTTATCCTTATCCTCTACCTTCACTGGTCTTGGTACATTGCCTTCATTCCATATAGATTCTGTGATGGATTTAGATATTAGTGATGATTTGCAAGAACAGAGATCAAATCCAGATATCAAAATGCAATTACAATTTCTCAGAAAACGTTAACCACCCAAAATAAAAATGATGTTATGCAGTCCGAACCAGTGTGATAAACCAAGAGAATGATCAAAGTTTTGTGTCTAACAAAAAGGAACAAATTCTTTTACGTACTTTTACTCATGACACCAGCAAGGAACCCATCTGCAGGACAGGACTCAATTAGATACAATGTTAACCACAGTAGATAGAGCAGGTAACAGAAGAGAGTAGAACTTCACCTTTCTTCTCACAACATGACAAAAATTCATTGAACCCATCCATAAGATCGGGATATTTTCCAATTAAATCACCCACCTACATGAGTGAAGATCTCAAAATTTAGTGACTGTATTTTGATAAGTCTTTTAAATTAGGAGATGGTAACACTTAGCATCAATATTATATGCATGTCTTTACCAGATTCTGCAATTCAGCTCGGGTAATAATCTCCTTGCTATAAATATGGAGGCACTTCAAAAACTCCTGGTAAGCATCAGGATTTCGTAGCTTCTCCTTCACCTTCTCACAGAAGGCACTCTCCGAGCCATATATGCCTGACATGCCATGCCATGCAATAAGTAAATGAAGCTATTTGAGAAACATGAACAAGACCAACAGACACAAAAATTCAACCGTTCAAAAAAAAAATCAGGTGGTTAAGTATAAAAGGAAGAGTAAAGACAACTTATACTACACTTAACACTGACAGTAAATCTCAAGTTACACACACACAGCAATACTCAGCAATCCAAGTTATGAGGGCATTTACACCATGTTATACAAAGAAAACAAAGAGTGGAGCTTTCTTGATATATTGATGGTTTAAATGCATTACTTTGTTGAATATGAAAGAAAACTCGTTTGTAAACCAGTTCAAAAACATCAAAATCCTCACTTTTTGCAGAATTTTTATCATCATAAGAAGATGAAATGAGATGTGCTCCAAGGTTTTCGACGTCTTCCCCACCTTGGTGCAACTGGTCAGTAGCCAAGTCTTCACCCCTACGAGTAGATTTTCGTTTGTGTGGAAAACGCTGCATGTTGAAGTCCCTGCTGCCATCATGGTCAAAATCCCTATCGTCTCGTCTTTCTCTATCTTCTCTCCTCTCCTTTTCTTTTTCACTGCGCCTCCTTTGCTCTTTCTCAACCTTCATCAAAGCCCTATCATGGTCCAGATCAGGGCGGTCAACACTGAGATCATGCTCAGGGTAAGAACCCACGGGCCTTTCTTTCTGGCAACAGCACATGTAGCCTATGTTAAAAAAATTGATGCAGGTACAGATACGAGAGAGAGAGAGAGAGAGAGAGAGAGAGAGAGAGAGAGAATTAGACATGAAAATGTGAAACTCAAAGTAGAAATAAACCTTGTCAACAAGCATTTGCCGCATAGGGGGCATGGCAGAGCTCCTATCACGAAGCATCGAGTTTCTTTGAGATGGAGCAACCTGGATTGAGGCCGTTCCTGTTGTATCAGGTAAAAAGTGAGTGAACTCACCAAGCAAGTCTGGGTGGTCTTGGAAAAGTGCTGAGACCTGAAATAAGTAAGATGAATTTGCGAAAACATGAGTGCATGAAAAGACCAAGGAAAGAAACTCTATACAAAAACAAAGCACTAAAACACACCTCCTGGTAAACTTCTGAGATGGACTTGTTTTCCTTTCTGTACATATTCAGAATGTCCAAAAAGGATTTATAAACATGATCATCATGTTGAAATCGTGTCTGCAGGTAAAGAATTCATGGGGTTAAAAAATCTTCAAAGGGAACCTGTAACCTCAAATTTAGCTATGAAATAATGTTCCCACCTTAATCTTGTTCACAAAACTAATAGCTTCCTCAAATTCAACAGGCTTCTTATGAGGAGGTTGTTCATCCTCCGGAGGGAGAGTGATCTCATATCCCTTCGGCAAGAAGGTATTAAAACCTAATATTAGGTCTCGATGCCCTTTAAATAAATCCTTCACCCTCTGTATCACACCCGAGGTGTCAACTCTACAATCAACACAGCACACATCAATACACAATAAGGTCATGTAAGAAAATGTAAACTCTCCTTGCATTAACATATTCATTGTCTTAACCTTTGAGCTTTGAAGTCCTTCATGACTTCAAGAAAGTCTTCGTATTTCTCCTTGTTGTTTTCAAATATCTCCTTCACCGCCTTCAGATATGACAAGGCATCGTTCGTTGTTAGCTTCTGTGAAGCTGTTGATGTAATCATCTGGGGCTGCCCCGAGCTTCACCACCAAAAAAAAAAAAATATCACAAATTAGTCTAATGCGCAAGTATCCTCTAAAACAAGAAGTAATGCCTGCAAACATGACCAGCCTCACTCCACAACTCAGAAACACTGAAACCAAAGCTTCTGCGACCTTCACACACCAACTCTAATTTTGCTTACCAAGCCAAAAACGAAAGGAATTAACCAATTTCAAGTTAACCTAGCACCGATTCTCCGGCTATACAAAACTAGATTAACAACTACAGTGAGTGATAAACATGTTAATTTTCAACGAATTAAAACCAAAACCACCGAGCACAGACTCATCGAATCAAACCGAAATTTCACTCTCGTTAACAAAATTAACCACAAGCAACAAAAATTCACAGCAAGTCAAAAATCGAGAGAAACTCTTACGGCTCTCCTCGAGAAGTAACCATAGGGCGTTTAACTTGCGAGCTTATATAACCGTCGTCGCGAGACCTCTTCATCTTCTTCGCCGCTCTCCAACCTCTAAATCATGCCTCCAACTCCGATTCAAACCCGAACCGATTCCTAACCGAAATCAAACTCGCTCATTCCAAGCACAAAGCAGATCTAAAAAAACCGAAGCACAAAATTTACAGCACAGTAAAAAAATCCATACCGGCGAGAATTCCAATCGCTCAGCTCCGAGCAGAGATCACCTCGCCGGAGCCGAAATCCTAAACCGCAGAAGCAAAAAGAGGCTCAGCAACTAGAGAAATTTTACTTGGAGATAAAGCAATGCTAGGGGAAAATTGCAGTGAAGAATCGAGAGTTTTTACCGAGGAGGATCGGTAAGTCGTCGAATTAAGGCGAAGTCTTCAACTGGAAGAAATGGAAGTGATGGTGGCTGTTGGATTATGGTGATGCTTCTTCTTCTATATTGGAGAAGAAGAAGAAGAAGAGCCGAAAAAATCAAAAAGAAAATTTATGAAAGTTTTCTACCTACTTTTTTGTCNCTTTTATCTTTCTCTCTCTGATTCTAATTCTATGAGAGAAATTACACAAACAGAAAACGACAGCGAGCGAGAGAGAGAGAGAGAGGGAGAGAGAGTTTTACAAAATGTGGTTTATATATTGTGGGGGGATGTGTATATAAATATAAGCACTGGGCTAAACACAGTGGTGTAGGGGAAAATTTGGGAGAGAGCAGTGGACTTACGGTTATCTCCCCGGTCACATTTTTTGTTAGTTGTGTAATGAATTTATTTTATAATTTAGTATTTTTTTATTTACTAGAGATACATAAATATATAATTTTATTTACCGTGTTAGATATTCAGTTTTTGAGTTTTACCGTATCGTTGTGTTCATGTGACAGAGCTCGGAGCCTTGGAGGAAAGTAAACTAGGGTTTTTGTGGTGGTGAATATGGGGATTGTGTGGGGGTATATGAGTCATGTTGTTCAAAAATTGGTGATGAGTACGGGGAGGTGATGTGTGTGTAAAATTTGAGGCGTGCATTTGTCTTTTGGCAATTTAGGGAATTAGGGTTAGGGCAAAGCTGGTGGATTTTTCCCCTTTCTACTTTTTTGGGTCTGTGATTTTTGGGTTACTTGGTGTAATTGGTTTATAGTGCTATTTGATGTATGTGGGAGTTTGGTTTGTTATGGGACTATTGAGGGAATGAGGGGTGAGAGTGGTTGGTTTTTCTAGATCATGGTTTGTTGTGATGAAATTGCAGAGGATTAGGGAGAGGGATTTAGCTTGGAAATCAATTCTCCGATGATGATGATCTAAATTGTGGCTAGGATTGGATTATTGGAAAGTATAAAGTGATGGGCTTGTTACTTTGGATGGCTTTGCTTATAAGCCTAACATTGTAGTTGAAGTCCCAAAATGAAAGGATAGGGTTCGGGGTGAAGCCCAAGAAAGTGATCATGGATTTGAGGTCCAAAGGAAGACATGGATAGTCACGTGGAGGATGAGTTAGGCTTTTGGGACAAAGAAAGAGATGAACTAAAGCCCTGTTGGGAAGTGGTTTATGTAGTTGCACAAGTGACAAGTGGTTTTGTCTTTTTTAAAACACCCCCTCCCTCTTCATTGGGCTTTCCATAGCTACTTTATGCACTTGGATCCGTTTTTCCTGTGGTGGTTTCTGGTGGGGAGTATGGCATGGTCTTAGTACTATAGACCAACAAATTGAGAAAGGCCTAAATGCACTTTAGTTGGATTTTTCTCTTTTCGGTGTTATGAAAATACGTTTCGTATTATTTTCGCCCACAATGTCGAATAAAGTTTTGAGTTCAAAGCAGGGGCGGATCCAAGTTATAACAACCTGGGACTCAAGTCTCACCCAAATATTTTGAAGAAAAAAATTACTTGCATATAGGTGTCTTGCTTTCTCTTTATCATATCTTGATTGCAAGGTTTTTGTCCGGCCTAAGTCCCACTTTAGCCCACTCCAGTTGCCCAACTAATGTTTCATTTGTTTTTTTTGTTGTTTTTTTTTTATTAATTTTTTTTTTTTTGTTTTTTGTTTTGTTTTTTTTTTTATAAAAAGAGGGATCCCTATTCAAAAAATAAAATAAAAAGAGGGATAAATCAACCATATAGATAAGAAGTAAAGTCTAAAACTTTAGACCAAAGAAGAAGTCCAAAACTCGTCTCTCTCTTAGGGTTGAGTGATTGAATTAACACTAAATTTCATCCTTTTTTCTGACACTTTCAAGCCTGAAGGTAGTTCCATCCCTGATTAGTCTTCATCACATTTGTAAATATTTAGTGAGATGCATTACATCTATATATTTTGAATTACATTGACATGTTATTTAGCTTCTTTTATGTTACATATACAGAGTTTACATATGTTGTTTTGTATAAGCATGCATTCAAGGGGCAAGACTCACTATGGCCCTTTGTCTATGTGCATACTTTTTCTCTCACGTGCCGTCGAGCATTTTTTTTTTAGTGAAAATTCAAGTCCCACCCGGTTTGAATTCCTGGATCCGCCCCTGGTTCAAAGGTACGTGTGAACATAAAATGGTATCTTAGGGTCGAGTAGTCCGTCTTTCTGAAGGTTTAATGTTATTTTCTGCATCAATGTTTGTTGTTAGGGAATGTGGCGGGAATGGTAACATAAAATTTTGGCGCGATTAATGCACTAACTGTTAAAATAAGATGTTGATAACAACATAACATTTTGGTGTGAACAAGTAATACCGTTAGAATAAGTGGCGGGGATAACAACAGGACATTTGGCACGAAAGTTAATGTCCATCGACATATATGATGTAGATGATAACTAAATATTTTGGGGCGAATAAAAATATTGAACGTTAAAGACCATAACAGGAATGAAAAGGGAAAAATTTAGCATTGACATGGGTGTTTACCATTAGAAATGTGAAAATGTTTGTTTTCACGAATATATGGCTAGAGAGGAAAATTGGATAGAAAATGGATAGGGTATATAATTTTGTGTTGAAGGCTGGCTGAACCGTTATAATTATTTCCCATTTTCTTCATACAATTAGAGCCAGGTATATACATGGACTGACATATTAATACAAAAGGAATGAAATTTATAACTCCAAATTAAGATAGTTTCATTTAAAAAGAATTATACTTGTATATTTCAATATTGAAAATGCCATCCGAGTCTGTGTGCTTGTTTCTGCAAGCTCTGTGCTCGACTGGTACCAATATCTAATGCTGTAAATGGAGCCAAAACCAGTGGATGATTGGCTTGCAGTTTCCATGTGAGACTATTAAATTCAATTTGGAAATGCATTTCCGAACACAATGCCTGACATG
This genomic interval carries:
- the LOC101310119 gene encoding DEAD-box ATP-dependent RNA helicase ISE2, chloroplastic-like — encoded protein: MDTLSILSPSPTFFFTRLLSLKPSPPPFLHHLTQTLAFSSPKPPPPPLPPNLLRFRVTFQSPSSAFAAKSQLSDADDDEEEDEFEEEDDDEEDVAADEYDDISGEISDDGLEQSDDEIDMESSPAIRSEEFRWQRVEKLCEDVKQFGEEMIDDGALASIYDFRIDKFQRLAIQAFLRGSSVVVSAPTSSGKTLIAEAAAVATVAKGRRLFYTTPLKALSNQKFREFRETFGEDNVGLLTGDSAINKEAQVLIMTTEILRNMLYQSVGMASARDSLFHVDVIVLDEVHYLSDISRGTVWEEIVIYSPKEVQLICLSATVANPDELAGWIGQIHGKTELVTSTKRPVPLTWHFSMKTSLLPLLDKSGKHMNRRLSVNYLQLSAPAPKSNKDDGSRRRNSRRRTSETSYDDSTGNMSRRPLSKNDINLIYRSQVPQVTDTLWHLKARDMLPAVWFIFSRKGCDAAVQYVQDCNLLDDCEASEVELALKRFRLKYPDAIRESSVKGLLRGVAAHHAGCLPLWKSFIEELFQRGLVKVVFATETLAAGINMPARTAIIASLSKRSDSGRTLLSSNELLQMAGRAGRRGTDDRGHVVLIQNPYEGAEAGCKILFAGLEPLVSQFTASYGMVLNLLAGSKVTRRSNESDETKASQSGRTLDEARKLVEQSFGNYVGSNVMLAAKEEIARIEKEIEMLTLEISDDAIDRKSRKLLSGPAYKEIANLQEELRAEKRLRTELRKRMESQKLSSLRPLLEECENGQLPFLCLQYKDSEGVQHSIPAVYLGKVESLSGSKLKNMVSVDDSFALTPVAVESEPTSVFEPSYYAALGSDNSWYLFTEKWIKTIYKTGFPNVALALGDALPREIMSMLLDRTEMKWEKLAESDLGGFWGMEGSLETWSWSLNVPVLNSLSEHDELLHKSQAYNHAVERYKEQRSKVSRLKKKISRTQGFREYKKIVDMASFTEEKIKRLKGRARRLTNRIEQIEPSGWKEFLQISNVIHETRALDINTHTIFPLGETAAAIRGENELWLAMVLRNKILLSLKPTELAAVCASLVSEGIKIRPWKNNSYIYEPSSTVVDVVSFLDEQRSSFLQLQEKHGVNIPCYLDTQFAGMVEAWVSGLTWREIMMDCAMDEGDLARLLRRTIDLLVQIPKLPDIDPVLQSNAKTASNIMDRPPISELAG